From a single Constrictibacter sp. MBR-5 genomic region:
- the phbB gene encoding acetoacetyl-CoA reductase, translated as MTRVAVITGGTRGIGAEVSKGLHKAGYKVVANYHRNVEGAERFRDETGIPVESWNVADYDACDESVLRIADKYGPVDILINNAGITRDVVLHRMPKEAWHDVIETNLTSCYNMCRTVIPGMRERGFGRIVNIGSINGQAGQVGQCNYAAAKAGMLGFTKALALESAPKGITVNAICPGYVDTEMVQAVPEKVREVIRSRIPVGRFGDPREIAHAVLFLIADDAMFCTGATLAINGGQYMS; from the coding sequence ATGACACGCGTCGCAGTGATCACCGGAGGCACCCGCGGCATCGGTGCCGAAGTCTCGAAGGGCCTGCACAAGGCCGGCTACAAAGTCGTCGCCAATTATCATCGCAACGTCGAGGGCGCCGAGCGCTTTCGCGACGAAACCGGCATTCCCGTGGAATCGTGGAACGTCGCCGACTACGACGCCTGCGACGAGAGCGTCCTGCGCATCGCCGACAAATACGGCCCCGTCGACATCCTCATCAACAATGCCGGCATCACCCGCGACGTCGTCCTGCACCGCATGCCCAAGGAGGCATGGCACGACGTCATCGAGACGAACCTCACCTCCTGCTACAACATGTGCCGCACGGTCATCCCCGGCATGCGCGAGCGCGGCTTCGGCCGGATCGTGAACATCGGCTCGATCAACGGCCAGGCCGGGCAGGTCGGGCAGTGCAACTATGCCGCCGCCAAGGCCGGCATGTTGGGCTTCACCAAGGCGCTCGCCCTGGAGAGCGCGCCGAAGGGCATCACCGTCAACGCCATCTGCCCCGGCTATGTCGACACCGAGATGGTGCAGGCGGTGCCGGAGAAGGTGCGCGAGGTCATTCGCAGCCGGATCCCGGTCGGCCGCTTCGGCGACCCGCGCGAGATCGCGCACGCCGTGCTCTTCCTGATCGCCGACGACGCCATGTTCTGTACCGGCGCCACGCTGGCGATCAACGGCGGGCAATATATGTCGTGA